The window TCAATCGCAGTTTTTCTTCAACGGCAAGTTCTTTTTCTACTTCTGCTAGAGGCCTGCCACCGAATTCCAGAAGCAGGTTATATGATCCCTCTAGAAGAAGTGTCTGGGATACAGTAATCTCGGGAATGTAAGGATTAACACTCTGCTTGGCCGCTTCCCTTGCGACCGCATTAAACTTATTCAGCTTACTTTCATCAACTCTTGAAACCGACCTAAGGCTATTGAACAATTCGATTCTGTCGACTCCCAATTCGGTTGCTTTCTCTATCAAAATATGAAGCCGTGGCCACTTTGTCGCTGCCACGGCTACAGTAATACTCTTACCGTCTTTCTCGACATGCTCACGCCCAATAATAGTTCCCGAGGCAGATGATTTCCCAAGTTCATCTAGAAGAAATCTGTAAATGGTACCTTTGCCATCAATGCCCGTTAGTTTGTCACCAGGGCTTGCTCTAGTCACTCTCAGATGTATGGTTTCACTGCTGTCTAGAATGACTCTGTTGTCTTCGGGCAGAACAAAGAAAGCATTGGGCAACTAACCAATGACCTCCTGCCTCATGTATGGTACGAGGGCTTTGGGCACATCAATCTTTCCATCACTTCTCTGGTAGTTTTCAACTATTGCTACCAGGGTCCTTCCAACGGCCAGTCCCGAGCCATTTAAACAGTGTACAAACTTCAGTTTGTTGTCACTGTCTCTGAACCTTATGTTGGCTCGTCTTGGCTGGAAGTCCTCAACGTTTGAACAGGAAGAAATCTCTCTATAAGTGCTGTAAGAAGGCAACCAAACTTCAAGATCATAGGTCTTGGCCGAGGCAAATCCGATATCCCCAGTACAAAGAGCAACTACCCGGTAAGGAAGTTCCAACTTCCTAAGAACATCTTCAGCATCGGCCGTAAGGTTCTCAAGCGCATCGTAAGAATCATCGGGACGGGTGAACCAGACAAGCTCAACCTTGTCAAATTGGTGTACTCTTATCATTCCACGAACATCCTTTCCGTACGATCCTGCCTCTCTCCTGAAGCATGCACTGTAAGCCGTGTATTTCTTAGGTAGATCTCCTTCGATAATCTCGTCCATGTGCTGCGAAACAAGAGGCACTTCTGCCGTAGGTATCATAAACATATCGTCGGGATCGATTCTGTAGGCTTCGTCCTCGAATTTTGGGAGCTGGCCGGTTGCCTGCATTGTAGCCCTCTTAACCATGAAAGGAAGAGCAACTTCTTCATATCCCTTAGAGTGATGTAGATCAAGCATGAAATTGGCAATTGCCCTCTCAAGTCTTGCTAGATCCCTTCTGAGGATTATAAATCTCGCTCCAGAAATTTTCGCGGCTCTTTCAAAGTCTATAAGACCAGTTTCCGGCCCGTAATCCCAGTGCGGTCGGATCTCAAAGTCGACCTTTCTCGGTTCTCCCCACTTCCTAACGACGACGTTATCTTCCTCACTCTTGCCAACGGGTGTTGTCGATGATGGAATATTGGGAAGATAG is drawn from Mesotoga sp. BH458_6_3_2_1 and contains these coding sequences:
- the serS gene encoding serine--tRNA ligase, giving the protein MIDVRLIRENSGILRRALEHRQMTSELLDEIVDMESKRREALLVVEQKKAERNSISSEIARAKAIKDEKLALSLMERAKEVSSEVKELDNRTSQIEEELKNKLLYLPNIPSSTTPVGKSEEDNVVVRKWGEPRKVDFEIRPHWDYGPETGLIDFERAAKISGARFIILRRDLARLERAIANFMLDLHHSKGYEEVALPFMVKRATMQATGQLPKFEDEAYRIDPDDMFMIPTAEVPLVSQHMDEIIEGDLPKKYTAYSACFRREAGSYGKDVRGMIRVHQFDKVELVWFTRPDDSYDALENLTADAEDVLRKLELPYRVVALCTGDIGFASAKTYDLEVWLPSYSTYREISSCSNVEDFQPRRANIRFRDSDNKLKFVHCLNGSGLAVGRTLVAIVENYQRSDGKIDVPKALVPYMRQEVIG
- a CDS encoding 16S rRNA (uracil(1498)-N(3))-methyltransferase; amino-acid sequence: MPNAFFVLPEDNRVILDSSETIHLRVTRASPGDKLTGIDGKGTIYRFLLDELGKSSASGTIIGREHVEKDGKSITVAVAATKWPRLHILIEKATELGVDRIELFNSLRSVSRVDESKLNKFNAVAREAAKQSVNPYIPEITVSQTLLLEGSYNLLLEFGGRPLAEVEKELAVEEKLRLIVGPEGGFAPEEIKDASTRCTPVSLGRRTLRVETSVIVVLGIINYRLGRM